A genomic window from Haladaptatus caseinilyticus includes:
- a CDS encoding complex I subunit 4 family protein encodes MMIEALLAVTLLSAFVVFLAPDKVAGKLAFVLSLLPLGGSLWMYSSFEATGAQGNALLGGTLAFETMAKWVAIGPYALNWHVGLDGISLPLLVLTTVLTPLSILAAWTPVQSRQSQFYGLMLFMEMSLLGVFSALDFFVWFIFWEMVLVPMYFLIGVWGGPRRKYAAIKFFVYTNVASLVMFIGFIALVFGLGDSVTSLDLPAITTALNNGELSGLGGIDANTLKVVAFFAMFAGFGVKVPIVPFHTWLPDAHVEAPTPVSIMLAGVMLKMGTYALLRFNFTMLPGVAKDFALIIAIVAVVSVIYGAMLALAQSDLKRIVAYSSVSSMGYVILGLVAYNMYGVGGATFQMIAHGLISGLMFMAVGVIYNTTHTRMVSDMSGLADKMPITVAVFVAGAFGYMGLPLMAGFAAEFFIFVGAFQSTVLAGNTLALFTGAAMFGIVIVAGYLLFAMQRTLFGPFRLETDYEVGRADFHDVAPLVVLILLVILLGVQPDIFYGMIQDSVRDMALITGGGH; translated from the coding sequence ATGATGATCGAAGCACTGCTCGCGGTTACACTCCTCAGCGCGTTCGTGGTGTTCCTCGCGCCCGACAAGGTCGCAGGAAAACTCGCGTTCGTACTGAGCCTGCTCCCGCTCGGCGGGAGCCTCTGGATGTACAGCTCTTTCGAGGCGACGGGAGCGCAGGGTAATGCCCTGTTGGGCGGTACCCTCGCTTTCGAAACGATGGCAAAATGGGTCGCTATCGGCCCGTACGCGCTCAACTGGCACGTCGGACTGGACGGCATCAGTCTGCCGCTCCTGGTGCTGACGACGGTGCTCACGCCCCTCTCGATCCTGGCGGCGTGGACGCCGGTACAGTCGCGCCAGAGCCAGTTCTATGGCCTGATGCTGTTCATGGAGATGAGCCTCCTTGGCGTCTTCTCGGCGCTCGATTTCTTCGTCTGGTTCATCTTCTGGGAGATGGTCTTGGTGCCGATGTACTTCCTCATCGGCGTGTGGGGCGGCCCACGCCGGAAGTATGCGGCTATCAAGTTCTTCGTCTACACGAACGTGGCCTCGCTGGTGATGTTCATCGGGTTCATCGCACTCGTCTTCGGACTGGGTGATTCGGTGACCTCGCTCGACTTGCCAGCGATTACCACCGCACTCAACAACGGCGAACTCAGCGGACTCGGCGGAATCGACGCGAACACGCTGAAAGTGGTCGCGTTCTTCGCCATGTTTGCCGGTTTCGGCGTGAAGGTCCCGATCGTCCCGTTCCACACGTGGCTGCCGGACGCCCACGTTGAGGCACCGACGCCGGTGTCCATCATGCTGGCGGGCGTCATGCTGAAGATGGGTACCTACGCGCTTCTGCGGTTCAACTTCACGATGCTGCCGGGCGTTGCGAAGGACTTCGCGCTCATCATCGCCATCGTGGCGGTCGTGAGCGTCATCTACGGCGCGATGCTCGCGTTGGCCCAGTCCGACCTGAAACGCATCGTTGCGTACTCCTCGGTTTCGTCGATGGGGTACGTCATCCTCGGATTGGTCGCGTACAACATGTACGGCGTTGGCGGTGCGACGTTCCAGATGATCGCGCACGGTCTCATCTCGGGCCTGATGTTCATGGCGGTCGGCGTCATCTACAACACGACGCACACCCGCATGGTCTCGGACATGTCCGGACTCGCGGACAAGATGCCGATCACCGTCGCGGTGTTCGTCGCGGGCGCGTTCGGCTACATGGGACTGCCGCTGATGGCCGGGTTCGCCGCGGAGTTCTTCATCTTCGTCGGCGCGTTCCAATCCACCGTGCTCGCAGGCAACACGCTCGCACTGTTCACCGGTGCGGCGATGTTCGGCATCGTCATCGTCGCGGGCTACCTGTTGTTCGCCATGCAGCGAACCCTGTTCGGCCCGTTCCGCCTCGAAACCGATTACGAAGTCGGGCGCGCCGACTTCCACGACGTGGCACCGCTCGTGGTGCTCATCCTGCTCGTCATCCTGCTGGGTGTCCAACCGGACATCTTCTACGGGATGATTCAGGATTCCGTTCGTGATATGGCGCTCATCACGGGAGGTGGTCACTGA
- a CDS encoding NADH-quinone oxidoreductase subunit N produces the protein MAQALGAGADWTAMAPAIVLALTALVLLLVDSITPDTSNRPLLAGLSTLGAVVAGAVAVLLLVSGTGDEAIRLYDGALVVDTMSLFFTLIFTSVTALVCVASYDYMKGRPYQAEFYSLVILAATGMTLMANSNSLATVFISLELASLPSYALVAILKKNRGSVEAGLKYFLIGALSSAIFAYGISLVYGVTGHLQLGRVASNLNVEALPGILGVGVLMVLGGFAFKTASVPFHFWAPEAYEGAPAPISAFLSSASKAAGFAVAFRVFVTAFPIGDVATTVDWVLAFQILAVITMTLGNFAAATQDKVKRMLAYSSIGHAGYVLIGLAALTGGNDDWVMGGAMMHLLVYGFMNTGAFLFIALVENWGVGRTFEDYNGLATKAPIACVAMTVFMFNLAGLPIGAGFMSKYVLFGAAVGAGFWWLAAVGAVNSALSLFYYSRVVKAMWIEEPEGELTIRSTPTGLYVAVLAAAAATVLLLPAFSPVADTAINAALTLLG, from the coding sequence ATGGCACAAGCACTCGGTGCAGGTGCCGACTGGACCGCGATGGCTCCCGCGATCGTCCTCGCGCTGACGGCGCTGGTGCTGCTCCTCGTGGACAGTATCACGCCCGATACGAGCAACCGTCCGCTCCTCGCGGGCCTCTCGACGCTCGGGGCGGTCGTCGCTGGCGCGGTCGCTGTCCTATTACTCGTCTCCGGAACGGGAGACGAGGCGATCAGACTCTACGACGGCGCACTCGTCGTGGACACGATGAGCCTGTTCTTCACGCTCATCTTCACCAGCGTCACCGCGCTGGTCTGTGTTGCGAGCTACGACTACATGAAAGGTCGGCCGTATCAGGCCGAGTTCTACTCGCTCGTCATCCTCGCGGCGACGGGGATGACGCTGATGGCGAACTCCAACAGTCTGGCGACGGTGTTCATCAGCCTCGAACTGGCCAGCCTCCCGTCCTACGCGCTGGTCGCCATCCTGAAGAAAAACCGCGGAAGCGTCGAGGCAGGTCTCAAGTACTTCCTCATCGGCGCGCTCTCGTCGGCCATCTTCGCCTACGGTATCAGCCTGGTCTACGGTGTCACCGGACACCTCCAGCTCGGACGGGTCGCGAGCAACCTCAACGTCGAGGCGCTTCCCGGCATCCTCGGCGTCGGCGTGCTGATGGTGCTCGGCGGGTTCGCGTTCAAGACGGCCTCCGTGCCGTTCCACTTCTGGGCACCCGAGGCGTACGAGGGCGCACCGGCACCTATCTCGGCGTTCCTCTCGTCGGCCTCGAAAGCCGCGGGATTCGCCGTCGCGTTCCGCGTGTTTGTCACCGCGTTCCCGATCGGGGACGTGGCGACGACCGTGGACTGGGTGTTGGCGTTCCAGATTCTCGCCGTCATCACGATGACGCTCGGGAACTTCGCCGCGGCGACCCAAGACAAAGTCAAACGCATGCTCGCGTACTCCTCGATCGGACACGCGGGCTACGTACTGATCGGCCTCGCCGCCCTCACCGGCGGTAACGACGATTGGGTGATGGGCGGTGCGATGATGCACCTGCTCGTCTACGGCTTCATGAACACGGGTGCGTTCCTGTTCATCGCGCTGGTGGAAAACTGGGGCGTCGGTCGGACGTTCGAGGATTACAACGGACTGGCGACGAAGGCCCCGATTGCCTGTGTCGCCATGACGGTGTTCATGTTCAACCTCGCTGGCCTGCCGATCGGTGCCGGATTCATGAGCAAATACGTCCTGTTCGGCGCCGCAGTCGGTGCCGGATTCTGGTGGCTCGCGGCTGTCGGTGCCGTTAACAGCGCACTGTCGCTGTTCTACTACAGCCGCGTCGTCAAGGCGATGTGGATCGAGGAACCGGAAGGCGAACTGACGATTCGAAGTACGCCGACCGGACTCTACGTTGCCGTCCTCGCCGCTGCCGCGGCGACGGTTCTGCTGCTTCCGGCATTCAGCCCGGTTGCCGACACGGCCATCAACGCCGCGCTGACGCTGCTCGGATAA
- a CDS encoding DHHA1 domain-containing protein: MVSRLMLGCGSVGHAIVEEVADWPGSLVVVDESESRVETLRTEGISATRGDPTDPAVTAGRPHVDIAFVGGDDPKQNRDAARVVRDAYPNTYIIAYAGENPTTNESTELAEIADRLVDPGTLIVDHVLSITDRETTFRTHELQRVLRDIDGKLGIFMHDNPDPDAIASAVALEGLAESVGTEAETCYYGAISHQENRAFVNLLELDLRNLDPGEDLSEFDGIALVDHSSPGVNDQLPEDTPVDVVIDHHPPNHPVEARFVDLRSDVGATSSLLADHLEHLGIDPNQRVATGLLYGIRVDTKDFTREVSEADFEAAAFLLPHADTGTLERVESPSITPDTFDTISRAIRNRKLDGTVLASCVGALSDRDALAQAADRLLNMDGVNVTLVFGFMEGTVYVSARARGTDVDLGETMRAAFGQIGSAGGHADMAGAQIPLGLLGEVEDEEEASLSTIVGEIITDRFFETVRSRPGPDEFDSSREHVAAFDIQLAESDDE; this comes from the coding sequence ATGGTTTCGCGGCTCATGCTCGGCTGTGGCTCCGTCGGGCATGCAATCGTCGAGGAAGTGGCCGACTGGCCGGGGAGCCTCGTCGTCGTCGATGAGAGCGAGAGCAGGGTCGAAACCCTCCGAACGGAAGGAATTTCGGCGACCCGTGGCGACCCCACGGACCCGGCGGTGACTGCTGGACGGCCACACGTCGATATCGCGTTCGTCGGGGGCGACGACCCCAAGCAGAACCGGGACGCGGCACGCGTCGTCCGTGACGCGTACCCGAACACCTACATCATCGCCTACGCGGGCGAAAATCCGACGACGAATGAGTCCACGGAGTTAGCCGAGATAGCCGACCGACTGGTAGACCCCGGTACGCTCATCGTCGATCACGTCCTGTCGATAACGGACAGGGAGACGACGTTTCGAACGCACGAACTCCAGCGTGTGCTCCGCGATATCGACGGTAAACTCGGAATATTCATGCACGACAACCCCGACCCGGACGCCATCGCCAGCGCGGTTGCGCTGGAAGGGTTGGCCGAGTCGGTCGGCACCGAGGCCGAAACGTGCTACTATGGGGCGATTTCCCATCAAGAGAACCGGGCGTTCGTCAACCTGCTCGAACTGGACTTGCGCAATCTCGACCCGGGAGAGGACCTCTCGGAGTTCGATGGCATCGCGTTGGTGGACCACTCCAGTCCGGGGGTCAACGACCAACTCCCCGAAGACACGCCGGTCGATGTGGTTATCGACCACCATCCGCCGAACCATCCGGTCGAGGCGCGATTCGTGGACCTGCGCAGCGACGTGGGTGCGACGAGTTCACTGCTCGCGGATCATTTGGAACACCTCGGTATCGACCCCAACCAGCGAGTCGCAACCGGACTTCTGTACGGCATTCGCGTTGATACCAAGGATTTCACCCGCGAGGTGTCCGAGGCGGACTTCGAAGCGGCGGCGTTCCTCCTCCCACATGCCGATACCGGCACGCTGGAGCGCGTCGAGAGCCCATCCATCACGCCCGACACCTTCGATACGATTTCCCGAGCGATTCGAAACCGCAAACTCGACGGGACGGTGCTGGCGAGTTGCGTCGGCGCGCTTTCGGACAGGGATGCGCTGGCGCAGGCCGCAGACCGCCTGCTCAACATGGACGGCGTCAACGTCACGCTCGTTTTCGGGTTCATGGAGGGGACGGTATACGTTTCCGCGCGTGCCAGGGGAACTGATGTGGACCTCGGTGAAACCATGCGGGCCGCGTTCGGGCAGATCGGAAGCGCGGGTGGGCATGCCGATATGGCCGGTGCACAGATTCCGCTCGGTCTGCTCGGGGAGGTAGAGGACGAAGAGGAAGCGTCGCTTTCGACCATCGTCGGCGAGATAATCACCGACCGGTTCTTCGAAACGGTTCGCTCCCGACCCGGCCCCGACGAGTTCGATTCGAGTAGGGAACACGTCGCCGCGTTCGACATCCAACTCGCCGAAAGCGACGACGAGTAG
- a CDS encoding CBS pair associated ParBc domain-containing protein, translated as MTRDVATVSPDATVESVARRIAESDGHNGFPVCDGRRVEGFVSARDLLLASDQEPIFKVMSQELIVAHPDMDVNDAARVILRSGIQKLPVVDDAGNLVGIISNTDVIRSQIERVTPEKVGKLMRTLESIHDTEVTQRRRKVRLANLVPTQGKVYADELEGRVYEMERGLAEPLVVIENGHTLLLADGHHRAKAADRLDIEEMDAYVIVTDHRLELGMSKTAEKEGLETIDDIQVVDYARHPLVETTKRLQ; from the coding sequence ATGACGCGCGACGTGGCGACCGTTTCCCCCGACGCAACCGTCGAATCGGTTGCCCGGCGAATCGCGGAGAGCGACGGTCACAACGGGTTTCCGGTCTGTGACGGACGACGTGTCGAAGGGTTCGTCAGCGCTCGCGACTTGCTACTGGCGAGCGACCAAGAACCGATTTTCAAGGTGATGAGCCAGGAACTCATCGTGGCCCATCCGGACATGGACGTGAACGACGCCGCGCGTGTCATTCTCCGCTCCGGGATTCAGAAACTGCCGGTGGTCGACGACGCGGGTAATCTCGTCGGCATCATCAGCAACACGGACGTTATTCGGAGCCAAATCGAGCGCGTGACGCCCGAGAAGGTAGGCAAGCTGATGCGTACGCTCGAATCCATCCACGACACGGAGGTGACTCAGCGTCGCCGGAAGGTTCGCCTCGCCAACCTCGTGCCGACACAGGGGAAAGTCTACGCCGACGAACTGGAGGGCCGGGTGTACGAGATGGAGCGCGGACTGGCAGAACCCCTCGTCGTCATCGAGAACGGCCACACCCTCCTGCTGGCGGACGGCCACCACCGCGCGAAGGCCGCGGACCGCCTCGACATCGAGGAGATGGACGCCTACGTCATCGTCACCGACCACCGCCTCGAACTCGGAATGTCCAAGACGGCCGAGAAGGAAGGACTGGAAACCATCGACGACATTCAGGTCGTAGACTACGCTCGCCATCCGCTGGTAGAGACGACGAAGCGATTGCAGTAG
- a CDS encoding acyl-CoA mutase large subunit family protein — protein sequence MYDEDDLKKIQQEREEWDEDTLSPVLERFGERKDRFATVSNLEVDRLYDANDVADIDYDEELGFPGEDPYTRGVYPTMYRGRTWTMRQFAGFGTAEETNDRFHYLTDNGQTGLSTAFDMPSLMGKDSDDPLSDGEVGKEGVAVDTLRDMEILFDGIDLDEVSTSFTINPSAPVIFAMYVALADQQGVPRDQIRGTFQNDMLKEFIAQKEWVVPPKPSLDVVTDTVEFAVEETPNIKPISISGYHIREAGSTAVQELAFTLADGFAYVEDAMERGLDVDEFAPQLSFFFNSHNSLFEEIAKFRAARKIYATVMDEWYGAEDPKSKQLKFHTQTAGQSLTAQQPLNNIVRVTIQALAGVLGGTQSLHTNSFDEALALPSEEAVRVALRTQQIIAEESGAADIIDPLGGSFAVESLTEEVEEKTMAYIEEIKEMGDGSVRDGVLEGIDRGYFHREIQESSYEYQERVEDGEEIVVGVNKYDMEEDTKPEILKVDEETQDRQLARLAEVKEERDDEAVEAALDELDDAIQNDENVMPAIVDAVKAYATMGEIMDVFEAEHGSYQEKIGLA from the coding sequence ATGTACGACGAGGACGATTTGAAGAAGATTCAGCAGGAACGAGAGGAGTGGGACGAAGACACCCTCTCGCCCGTGCTGGAGCGGTTCGGCGAGCGGAAGGACCGCTTCGCGACGGTCTCCAATCTCGAAGTGGACCGCCTGTACGACGCGAATGACGTGGCCGACATCGACTACGACGAGGAACTCGGCTTCCCAGGTGAGGACCCCTACACGCGCGGCGTCTACCCGACGATGTACCGCGGTCGGACGTGGACGATGCGCCAGTTCGCTGGATTCGGCACGGCGGAGGAGACCAACGACCGATTCCACTACCTCACCGACAACGGGCAAACCGGCCTCTCGACGGCGTTCGACATGCCAAGCCTGATGGGTAAGGACTCGGACGACCCGCTTTCCGACGGCGAAGTCGGCAAGGAGGGTGTCGCGGTGGACACCCTCCGCGACATGGAAATCCTCTTCGACGGCATCGACTTGGACGAGGTCTCGACGAGTTTTACCATCAACCCGAGCGCGCCGGTCATCTTCGCGATGTACGTCGCGCTGGCCGACCAGCAGGGCGTCCCGCGCGATCAGATTCGCGGCACCTTCCAGAACGACATGCTGAAGGAGTTCATCGCCCAGAAGGAGTGGGTCGTCCCGCCAAAGCCGTCACTGGACGTCGTCACCGACACCGTGGAGTTCGCGGTGGAGGAGACGCCGAACATCAAACCGATCTCGATCTCCGGCTATCACATCCGCGAGGCCGGTTCGACCGCGGTGCAGGAACTCGCGTTCACGCTCGCCGATGGCTTCGCCTACGTCGAGGACGCGATGGAGCGTGGCCTCGACGTGGACGAGTTCGCGCCACAGCTTTCCTTTTTCTTCAACTCCCACAACTCGCTGTTCGAGGAGATCGCCAAGTTCCGCGCGGCCCGGAAGATCTACGCCACAGTGATGGACGAGTGGTACGGCGCGGAAGACCCGAAATCGAAACAGCTCAAGTTCCACACGCAGACTGCTGGACAGTCGCTGACCGCCCAGCAACCGCTGAACAACATCGTCCGCGTGACGATTCAGGCGCTTGCCGGGGTGCTCGGGGGTACCCAAAGCCTCCACACGAACAGCTTCGACGAAGCACTCGCATTGCCGAGCGAGGAGGCCGTTCGGGTCGCCCTACGTACCCAACAGATCATCGCGGAGGAGAGCGGCGCGGCGGACATCATCGACCCGCTCGGCGGCAGCTTTGCGGTCGAATCCCTGACCGAGGAAGTCGAGGAAAAGACGATGGCGTACATCGAGGAGATCAAGGAGATGGGCGATGGCTCGGTGCGCGACGGTGTGCTCGAAGGCATCGACCGCGGTTACTTCCACCGCGAAATTCAGGAATCCTCCTACGAATACCAGGAGCGCGTCGAGGACGGCGAGGAAATCGTTGTCGGCGTCAACAAGTACGACATGGAGGAGGACACGAAACCGGAGATTCTGAAGGTGGACGAAGAGACCCAGGACCGCCAGCTCGCGCGTCTCGCGGAAGTCAAAGAGGAACGCGACGACGAGGCCGTCGAGGCTGCACTGGACGAACTTGACGACGCCATCCAGAACGACGAGAACGTCATGCCCGCCATCGTCGATGCGGTGAAAGCGTACGCGACGATGGGCGAGATCATGGACGTGTTCGAGGCGGAGCACGGAAGCTATCAGGAGAAAATCGGACTGGCCTGA
- a CDS encoding competence/damage-inducible protein A, with protein sequence MQVAILTVGDELLAGDTVNTNAAWLAEEIHDRGGSVRRILTVPDDADVIARRVYDWHESFDAVVVTGGLGGTPDDVTMDAVAMAFDRNATVDTEIRDRLEAKARKFAAENLELTDEYDLELDLDEAAELPTGGRPLITDAGWAPGCVVENVYVLPGIPREMKAMFELIADEFDGAVVSETIHTPAPEGALGTVLAGVRDRFDVAVGSYPGRGDTPGRLKVTSTDADEISAAVAWLRDNVEIANVNESGSKSGDWSEPDEISDSGTR encoded by the coding sequence ATGCAGGTCGCGATCCTCACCGTCGGTGACGAACTCCTCGCGGGCGACACCGTGAACACGAACGCGGCGTGGTTGGCCGAGGAGATACACGACCGTGGCGGGTCAGTGCGGCGAATCCTGACCGTCCCCGACGATGCCGACGTCATCGCTCGTCGCGTCTACGATTGGCACGAATCGTTCGACGCGGTAGTCGTCACCGGCGGTCTCGGTGGGACGCCCGACGACGTGACGATGGATGCGGTGGCGATGGCGTTCGACCGAAACGCCACGGTCGATACCGAGATACGAGATCGACTCGAAGCGAAGGCGCGGAAGTTCGCGGCCGAAAATCTCGAACTGACTGACGAGTACGACCTCGAACTGGATCTGGACGAAGCCGCGGAACTACCGACGGGAGGGCGGCCGCTGATTACTGATGCGGGATGGGCACCGGGGTGTGTCGTCGAGAACGTATACGTACTTCCCGGCATTCCTCGCGAGATGAAAGCGATGTTCGAACTCATCGCGGACGAGTTCGACGGTGCGGTCGTTTCCGAGACGATACATACGCCAGCCCCGGAGGGGGCATTGGGAACCGTCCTCGCCGGCGTTCGAGACCGGTTCGATGTCGCGGTCGGAAGCTATCCGGGACGGGGTGACACGCCCGGTCGTCTCAAGGTAACATCGACGGATGCGGACGAGATTTCGGCGGCGGTTGCGTGGCTTCGGGACAACGTCGAGATCGCGAACGTGAACGAATCGGGGTCGAAATCGGGGGACTGGAGCGAGCCCGACGAGATATCCGATTCGGGGACCCGGTAG
- the acs gene encoding acetate--CoA ligase yields the protein MPDDTVELEARLEEAESFEPPESFVAQANVADEQIYEEFEENWPECWERAGDLLDWYEDYDTVLDDGNAPFYEWFTGGSLNASYNCLDRHLDDRGDEAAIEWVGELGETRTYSYEDLHREVNEFASALREQGVEEDDVVTLYMPMVPELPIAMLACARIGAPHSVVFAGFSADALATRMESADSEYLVTCDGYYRRGDPLQHKEKADEGLSNVGHDVESVIVVDRLGDDYDHPMENGELDYDDLVAEQEGAEVEPVQRDAEDMLFLMYTSGTTGQPKGVKHTTAGYLSYAAWTSHAVLDVKPEDTYWCSADIGWITGHSYIVYGPLALGTTSVMYEGTPDYPDKDRLWEIVEDYEVTQLYTAPTAIRAFMKWGHQHPDKHDLSSLRLLGTVGEPINPRAWKWYYKHIGHEECPIVDTWWQTETGGMMVTTLPGIGTMKPGSAGPPLPGIDATVVDTKGEEVGAGRAGYLTVQKPWPGMLRTLYNNDDRFISEYWQEYSDPDADEWVYFPEDGAKLDDDGYITVLGRVDDVLNVSGHRLGTMEIESAIVGVEGVAESAVVGGHHDVKGEAVYAYVITEEGTEGDEELYDRIVAGVEDAIGPIARPEDVIFTPELPKTRSGKIMRRLLEDIANDEELGDTSTLRNPDVVQDIQRKVQE from the coding sequence ATGCCAGACGATACCGTGGAACTCGAAGCACGGCTCGAAGAGGCGGAATCATTCGAGCCACCGGAATCGTTCGTTGCACAGGCGAACGTCGCCGACGAGCAAATCTACGAGGAGTTCGAGGAGAACTGGCCGGAGTGCTGGGAACGGGCAGGAGACCTGCTCGACTGGTACGAGGACTACGACACCGTTCTGGACGACGGCAACGCGCCATTTTACGAATGGTTCACGGGCGGGTCGCTGAACGCCTCGTACAACTGCCTCGACCGCCACTTGGATGACCGAGGGGACGAGGCGGCCATCGAGTGGGTCGGCGAGCTCGGCGAGACGCGAACGTACAGCTACGAAGACCTCCACCGCGAGGTGAACGAGTTCGCTTCAGCGCTGCGTGAGCAAGGCGTCGAGGAAGACGACGTAGTGACGCTGTACATGCCGATGGTTCCGGAACTTCCCATCGCCATGCTGGCCTGCGCGCGAATCGGCGCACCCCACAGCGTCGTCTTCGCCGGATTCTCTGCGGACGCGTTAGCCACACGAATGGAAAGCGCGGACTCGGAGTACCTCGTCACCTGCGACGGCTATTACCGCCGCGGCGACCCGCTCCAGCACAAGGAGAAAGCCGACGAAGGCCTCTCGAATGTAGGCCACGACGTGGAAAGCGTCATCGTGGTGGACCGTCTCGGCGACGACTACGACCACCCGATGGAGAACGGGGAACTCGATTACGATGACCTCGTGGCCGAACAGGAGGGCGCGGAGGTCGAACCCGTCCAGCGCGACGCCGAGGATATGCTCTTTTTGATGTACACCTCGGGGACGACCGGCCAGCCGAAAGGTGTCAAGCACACCACGGCGGGCTATCTGTCGTATGCGGCGTGGACGAGTCACGCCGTCCTCGACGTCAAACCGGAGGATACCTACTGGTGTTCGGCCGACATCGGCTGGATTACCGGCCATTCGTACATCGTCTACGGACCCCTCGCGCTCGGAACGACCAGCGTGATGTACGAAGGGACGCCGGATTACCCGGACAAAGACCGTCTCTGGGAAATCGTGGAGGACTACGAGGTGACCCAACTGTACACCGCCCCGACGGCGATTCGGGCGTTCATGAAGTGGGGCCACCAACATCCGGACAAACACGACCTCTCGTCGCTCCGACTGCTCGGAACGGTCGGCGAACCCATCAACCCGCGGGCGTGGAAGTGGTATTACAAACACATCGGCCACGAGGAATGTCCCATCGTGGACACGTGGTGGCAGACGGAAACCGGCGGGATGATGGTGACGACCCTGCCCGGTATCGGGACGATGAAACCCGGCAGTGCGGGACCTCCGCTCCCCGGAATCGACGCAACGGTCGTTGACACGAAGGGTGAAGAAGTCGGCGCGGGACGCGCGGGATATTTGACCGTACAGAAACCGTGGCCAGGGATGTTGCGGACGCTCTACAACAACGACGACCGCTTCATTTCCGAATACTGGCAGGAGTACTCAGACCCCGACGCGGACGAGTGGGTGTACTTCCCCGAGGACGGCGCGAAACTGGACGATGACGGCTACATTACCGTTCTCGGCCGCGTGGACGACGTGCTCAACGTTTCGGGCCATCGCCTCGGAACGATGGAAATCGAGAGCGCCATCGTCGGCGTGGAAGGCGTCGCGGAGTCCGCAGTCGTCGGTGGCCATCACGACGTAAAGGGCGAGGCGGTCTACGCTTACGTCATCACGGAGGAAGGGACCGAGGGCGACGAGGAACTGTACGACCGAATCGTCGCGGGCGTCGAAGACGCCATCGGCCCGATTGCGCGACCTGAGGACGTCATCTTCACTCCCGAACTGCCGAAGACGCGCTCCGGAAAAATCATGCGGCGTCTACTGGAGGATATCGCCAACGACGAGGAACTCGGCGACACGTCCACGCTCCGGAACCCGGACGTGGTTCAGGACATCCAGCGAAAGGTTCAGGAGTAG